DNA sequence from the Streptomyces sp. NBC_01497 genome:
CGACTCCCTCGGCCACCGGCACGCCGTCCGGCACGCAGGGCGCTCAGGGTGCCCTGGGCGCCCCGGGTGGCGTCGGCGCGTCCGGCACGCCGTCGTCGGCGGCCGTGCCCGGCGGGACCGGCGCGCCCGGTACGACGACGGTCACGCCGGCGCCCTCGGGTTCGGCGGTGACCGGAGGCAAGCACCGTGGCGGCGCCGCGACCGAGGCGTCCCGCACCTCCACCCCGACGTCCGAAACGGACGGTGGGGGTCAGACCGGCCAAACCGGACGCCAGGTCGGATCGGGTGACACTTCGTCAGACGCGGGGACCCCGGCGGCGGATTCCGGGGCCCGCTACACCGTCCACGCCGGCGACAGTCTCTCCGGTATCGCGGTGGGCCAGCGGGTGGACGGCGGCTGGCAGGCCCTGTACGAGGCGAACAAGGCCGCGCTCGGGTCCGATCCGAACCACATCGTTCCTGGCCAGAGTCTCAGCCTCCCGGTGGGCTGACGCCTCAGGCGAAGCGGGGACGGCGCACGGGTGGCCACGAAGTGGCCCCCGTGCGCTGTCAGTTCGGCCCCCTATGTCCGATTCTGTGAAAATGAGACAAGCGTCTCTTCGGGTTGTTTGGTCGAAATGGGCCGTCAGATTCGCCTTTTTCAGGGCTCACCTGGGGAAATGCCGCCACCCGGGTGAACGCTATGAGTGTTATTACCGGGATGTCCTTCTTTGAAGATCTGACAGTCGTATGTTTACGGTCTTCACCGCTCGCACCGCGGGCCCTGTCGACCGAAACGCCGAATCCTGCCGTCGGTCGACCGGAACAGTCGTCGCGTCAAGCGCCGAAGGCAGGAGCGGGGGACCCAAGGTTCCGCCGCCGGACCGGGAAGGCTGTCCGTGAAGGACGGCCCAGCGGCCCGGCTTGGGGTTAAGCCGCGAGCGGTACGCACCGCCAGTGCGTACCGCGTGGACCACACACGTGGGCCGATCGCGACCGGGCAACTCACTGCGCCCGAACCCGACAGCTGACCTCGCAGGCGTCGGTGAGGAGATGCTTCATGCTGCGTTCGAGCAAGTCCCACAAGCACCGTCGCCCGTCCAAGGCCGTCCGCTACGCCGCGCTCGCAGGCGTCACCGGCGCCGTCGTCGCGGTCCCGCTGCTGTCCGCCACGTCGGCCTCCGCCGCGTCCGTCTCCGAGTGGGACCAGGTCGCGAGTTGCGAGTCCGGCGGCAACTGGGCGATCAACACCGGCAACGGCTTCTACGGCGGCCTCCAGTTCACCAGCTCCACCTGGTCGGCGTACGGCGGCACCGCCTACGCGGCCCAGGCCAACCAGGCCTCGAAGTCCCAGCAGATCGCCATCGGCGAGAAGGTCCTCGCGGGCCAGGGCAAGGGCGCCTGGCCGGTGTGCGGCAAGGGCCTCTCGGGCCCCGGCGGCTCCGGTGCGGCCCCGAGCACCTCCACCTCCACACAGTCGGCCCCGGCCAAGCAGCAGAGCCAGCCGCAGGCGAGCCCGGCGCGGCAGCGCCCGGCCCAGCCCGCGAGCCGTGGCAGCGCCCGCCCCACCGTGATCAAGAAGGGTGACGGTGAGTACAAGGTCAAGGGCGGCGACACCCTGTCCACGATCGCCTCGGCGCACCACGTCAAGGGCGGCTGGAAGAAGCTGTTCGACCTGAACAAGAAGATCGTCACGGACGCCGACGTGATCTACCCGGGCCAGCAGCTGCACCTGCACTGACCGGTACTCCCGCGCACCGTTCCCGCGCACCGCTCCCACCCGGCCGTTCGGCCGGACCTGCTCCGGCGGGCCCGGTCGGTCTCCCACCGGCCGGCTGGGGGAGACGGGGCGCCGGGCGCGGCGCCACCCGGACGAGAACCCTGACGCGACGGTCCCCGGCCGGTTGGAGCGGTCCGGCCCCCCGAGGGCCGGGCCGCTTCGTCGTCCACCGGGCGCCCGGACGGGGGCGAACTTCCCGGAACGTGCGGGGAGGTTCGCCCGCCCTCGGTCGCGTGCGCCGGGGGGTTCCCGCCCCCGGCGACGGTCCGCCGGGGAGGCGAACCGTCCCCGGTGACCGCGGCGGTCGTCGGCCGCCGGTTCGCCGGATTTGTCACCGCGCATCTGGCGGCCCGCGCGCCCATGTGATCGCCCGGCCACCCGTCCGGGCGTCCGGCCCCCGCACGTATGGGCGTGGGGACTGCCCGGGGCACTTCCCGGCGCCCGCGCCGGTTAGGCTCTTGGCGCAAGGACTACAGACGCAGACCCTGCGCTCCCCACGTCACTTCCCAGAAGGAGATGCTCGTGCCGTCGATCGACGTCGTCGTAGCCCGGGAAATCCTCGACTCCCGAGGTAACCCCACCGTCGAGGTCGAGGTCGGCCTCGACGACGGCAGCACCGGCCGTGCTGCCGTCCCCTCCGGCGCCTCCACCGGCGCCTTCGAGGCCCTTGAGCTGCGGGACGGTGACCAGAACCGCTACCAGGGCAAGGGCGTGGAGAAGGCCGTGCTCGCGGTGATCGAGCAGATCGGCCCCGAGCTGGTCGGGTACGACGCCACCGAACAGCGCCTCATCGACCAGGCGATGTTCGACCTGGACGCGACCCCCGACAAGTCCTCGCTCGGCGCGAACGCCATCCTCGGCGTCTCGCTCGCCGTGGCGCACGCCGCGTCCGAGGCGTCCGACCTGCCCCTGTTCCGTTACCTCGGCGGCCCGAACGCGCACCTGCTGCCGGTGCCGATGATGAACATCCTGAACGGCGGCGCCCACGCCGACTCGAATGTCGACATTCAGGAATTCATGATCGCGCCGATCGGCGCGGAGTCCTTCTCCGAGGCGCTGCGCTGGGGTGCCGAGGTCTACCACACGCTGAAGAAGGTCCTGAAGAGCAAGGGCCTTTCGACGGGGCTCGGCGACGAGGGCGGCTTCGCGCCGAACCTGGAGTCGAACCGCGCCGCGCTCGACCTCATCCTGGAGGCCGTGAACGAGGCCGGCTACGTGCCGGGCCGCGACATCGCCTTCGCCCTGGACGTCGCCGCCTCCGAGTTCTACAAGGACGGCAGTTACGAGTTCGAGGGCAAGACCCGGTCCGCCGAGGAGATGACGGCGTACTACGCGGAGCTCGTCGACGCGTACCCGCTGGTCTCCATCGAGGACCCGCTGCACGAGGAGGACTGGGCCGGCTGGAAGACCATCACGGACCAGCTCGGCGCGAAGGTGCAGATCGTCGGTGACGACCTGTTCGTCACCAACCCCGAGCGCCTGGCCCGCGGCATCGAGGAGGGCGCGGCCAACGCCCTGCTGGTGAAGGTGAACCAGATCGGTTCGCTGACCGAGACACTGGACGCCGTCGAGCTGGCCCAGCGCAACGGCTTCAAGTGCATGATGTCGCACCGCTCGGGCGAGACCGAGGACGTCACCATCGCCGACCTGGCCGTCGCGGTGAACTGCGGTCAGATCAAGACCGGCGCCCCGGCCCGCTCGGACCGTGTCGCCAAGTACAACCAGCTGCTGCGCATCGAGGAGATCCTCGACGACGCCGCCGTGTACGCCGGACGCAGCGCGTTCCCGCGTTTCCGCGGCACGGAGAGCTGAGACCCCCTCGTGTCACCGCGTCCCCGGCCATGGTCCCGTACCGTGTCCGGGGACGCGCACGTACGTACGGGACGTACGACAGGTGACAGGGAGTGTGGCCATGGCACGCACCGGAGACCGGGACGGAGCGCGTAACGGCGCCGGCGACCGCACCGGCGAGCGCCGTCCCCGCGACCCCGTCCCCGGCCGGACGCCCGTGAGGGAACCGGGTGTTCCGTCGCGCCGCGGCGGAGGCGGCCGTTCCACGGGTGGCCGTTCCGGCGGGGGCCGTTCCGAGGACCGCTTCTCCACCGCGACGCGGCTGCGGGTGCTCGGCGAGCAGACGGCGGCCCGCGTCTACCGCTCGCAGAACCGCAGACAGGCGCACCGCTCCCGGCTGACGGGACGCGCCGCGTTCCTCGCGCTGGTGCTGTGCACGCTGGTCGTCGCGCTCGCGTACCCGATGCGGCAGTACGTCTCGCAGCAGGGCGACATCGCCGACCAGCAGCGGACCGCGCGGGAGGCGAAGGCGCAGGTCGAGAAGTTGCGGGACGAGAAGGCCAGGCTCCAGGACGACGCCTACGTCGAACGGCTCGCGCGCGAGCGCCTGCACTTCGTGATGCCGGGGGAGAAGGGGTACACGATGAACGCCCCGAGCGCCGTCAAGCAGGAGCAGCAGGCGATCGGGCCCGCGAACCGCCCCTGGTACGCGAACATGATGGACGACGTCGACCACGCGGACACGGCGGCGGCGGTGCGTACCAGGACCGGTACGGGCACCGGCGCGGACGCGACGCGGGGCGGCGCGAAGAACTGAGGACCGCGGGGCGCGGCCCTTT
Encoded proteins:
- a CDS encoding transglycosylase family protein translates to MLRSSKSHKHRRPSKAVRYAALAGVTGAVVAVPLLSATSASAASVSEWDQVASCESGGNWAINTGNGFYGGLQFTSSTWSAYGGTAYAAQANQASKSQQIAIGEKVLAGQGKGAWPVCGKGLSGPGGSGAAPSTSTSTQSAPAKQQSQPQASPARQRPAQPASRGSARPTVIKKGDGEYKVKGGDTLSTIASAHHVKGGWKKLFDLNKKIVTDADVIYPGQQLHLH
- the eno gene encoding phosphopyruvate hydratase — its product is MLVPSIDVVVAREILDSRGNPTVEVEVGLDDGSTGRAAVPSGASTGAFEALELRDGDQNRYQGKGVEKAVLAVIEQIGPELVGYDATEQRLIDQAMFDLDATPDKSSLGANAILGVSLAVAHAASEASDLPLFRYLGGPNAHLLPVPMMNILNGGAHADSNVDIQEFMIAPIGAESFSEALRWGAEVYHTLKKVLKSKGLSTGLGDEGGFAPNLESNRAALDLILEAVNEAGYVPGRDIAFALDVAASEFYKDGSYEFEGKTRSAEEMTAYYAELVDAYPLVSIEDPLHEEDWAGWKTITDQLGAKVQIVGDDLFVTNPERLARGIEEGAANALLVKVNQIGSLTETLDAVELAQRNGFKCMMSHRSGETEDVTIADLAVAVNCGQIKTGAPARSDRVAKYNQLLRIEEILDDAAVYAGRSAFPRFRGTES